A genomic segment from Drosophila miranda strain MSH22 chromosome 3, D.miranda_PacBio2.1, whole genome shotgun sequence encodes:
- the LOC108158595 gene encoding inactive selenide, water dikinase-like protein — protein sequence MSYAADVLNAAHLELHGGGDAELRRPFDPTAHDLDASFRLTRFADLKGRGCKVPQDVLSKLVSALQQDYSAQDQEPQFLNVAIPRIGIGLDCSVIPLRHGGLCLVQTTDFFYPIVDDPYMMGKIACANVLSDLYAMGVTDCDNMLMLLAVSTKMTEKERDVVIPLIMRGFKDSALEAGTTVTGGQSVVNPWCTIGGVASTICQPNEYIVPDNAVVGDVLVLTKPLGTQVAVNAHQWIDQAERWNRIKLVVSEEDVRKAYHRAMNSMSRLNRVAARLMHKYNAHGATDITGFGLLGHAQTLAAHQKKDVSFVIHNLPVIAKMAAVAKACGNMFQLLQGHSAETSGGLLICLPREQAAAYCKDIEKQEGYQAWIIGIVEKGNKTARIIDKPRVIEVPAKD from the coding sequence ATGAGCTACGCCGCAGACGTCCTGAATGCTGCCCATCTGGAGCTGCACGGTGGTGGCGACGCAGAACTGCGCCGCCCCTTTGATCCGACCGCTCACGACTTGGATGCCTCTTTCCGTCTGACACGTTTCGCTGATCTGAAGGGACGTGGCTGCAAGGTGCCCCAGGATGTACTCTCGAAACTGGTGTCGGCTCTGCAGCAGGACTACTCAGCACAGGACCAGGAGCCGCAGTTCCTAAACGTGGCGATTCCACGAATCGGTATTGGCCTGGATTGCTCTGTCATTCCTCTTCGCCACGGCGGACTTTGCCTGGTGCAGACCACCGACTTCTTCTATCCGATTGTCGACGATCCATATATGATGGGTAAAATAGCCTGCGCCAACGTGCTCAGTGATCTGTACGCCATGGGCGTAACCGATTGCGACAacatgctgatgctgctggcCGTGAGCACAAAGATGACAGAGAAGGAGCGCGATGTGGTCATCCCTCTGATAATGCGTGGCTTCAAGGATTCCGCATTGGAGGCCGGCACCACGGTTACTGGGGGCCAGAGCGTGGTCAATCCTTGGTGCACCATTGGCGGCGTGGCCTCGACCATCTGCCAGCCGAACGAGTATATTGTACCGGACAACGCTGTCGTTGGTGATGTTCTGGTGTTGACCAAGCCCCTGGGCACCCAGGTGGCCGTAAATGCTCACCAGTGGATTGACCAGGCGGAGCGCTGGAACCGCATCAAGCTGGTCGTATCCGAGGAAGATGTGCGCAAGGCCTACCACAGGGCCATGAACTCGATGTCGCGCCTAAACCGTGTGGCAGCTCGGCTCATGCACAAGTACAACGCCCACGGGGCCACCGACATAACAGGCTTCGGTCTGCTGGGCCATGCTCAGACTTTGGCGGCTCATCAAAAGAAGGACGTGTCCTTCGTTATTCATAATCTTCCAGTGATCGCAAAGATGGCGGCCGTTGCCAAGGCCTGTGGCAATATGTTCCAGCTGCTGCAGGGCCATTCTGCCGAGACTTCCGGAGGTCTGCTGATCTGCTTGCCTCGCGAACAGGCCGCCGCCTACTGCAAGGACATTGAGAAGCAGGAGGGCTACCAGGCCTGGATCATTGGCATTGTCGAGAAGGGTAACAAGACTGCCCGCATCATCGACAAGCCCCGCGTCATCGAGGTGCCTGCCAAGGATTAG
- the LOC108159215 gene encoding chaoptin isoform X1: MITLRLRSLILLQLLAVASAEYVYGEPKFKCPKKSKVLYPCSCIKGSDEGIFVRCEKVNLATLSVALQNLASFGFPVEELTIYRGNFVRLYGPMFANIKARILIIEETPLATIEDYVFYGVNNTMEELHLLGTNLSHVGPLGFGILGKTTKLVIKGHAFEQLPKDLFAGQEITNRLETLRLTNGLLSDLPIETFQPLRKLKTLDLHGNQLENLKRNQFKNLRELELLDISHNGIKKLEAQHISDLTKLGWCNVSHNALNELSRGTFARNSVLKVLNLAHNRIPRLDANSFRGMRFLRRLFLSDNMLTEIGRGTFGSVARIGTIDLARNQLKKVEYQMFTQMNYVELLDLAENNITKIEKNSFKDIYQAVINVSHNALELIETAAFENCINITTLDLSHNRLTNFSRRSFDENTFATTFQLSFNGLTSLAQIPIQNMTGLKVLNASHNNIWEIPKNSFPKLYELHTIDVSRNNISIIFNGVFQTLFSLRTVDLSYNRMREIKSSTFGTLPTLLLLDLSHNELVSVVRGSMAKMTSMRQLYLNNNRLEKLFQLPISLNELYLSHNNITSIPAGTWPVMNSLIYLDLSHNQLGDSLDSQSFTGLLVVQRLKLQSNGISRPPLEAVAGMSTLQYLYLENNNISSLERSAFGKLPVLFELNLHGNQVMDISKRAFDGLLQLLNLNLSSNGLKHLQNDIFFGLPSLRTLDLSHNSLTKLDNKTNGVLDDLLSLETLDLSHNRISFVTKKTFPSHQYIPYNLQYLDLSYNQMPVLTYDITFGTKKLLHLNVSHNQINDLRRGVLSNFTSLKHLDLSHNELTNLQSEEHIFDLPKNLSRLDLSHNQIYHMPFANLVKVQSLTFADLSNNSLEDVSASLVGSMRNGSEILVAGNPLHCGCNARPLKHFMLQQTTPSEDLRSILCTTPSLAKDKYLLELDDELLQCADDEREMYTGTEYEQLTDVRFREVQTSKSGNLTLSWYVSATADVSDFNVYIRSGGNEVLFQADYAYNQRTAQIPIADLQSHGEDKLLSAEICIVSRDSDGNTRKWFAGQCQPLPSLKLRRTFFFGNFQVRGGAAAASHHTGECRLVFIAIMLFVGKLWYSWY; this comes from the exons ATGATTACGCTACGCCTGCGCAGTCTCATACTGCTGCAGCTGTTGGCCGTGGCCAGCGCTGAGTATGTGTACGGCGAGCCCAAGTTCAAGTGTCCCAAGAA ATCCAAGGTGCTTTACCCGTGCAGTTGCATTAAGGGCAGCGATGAGGGAATTTTTGTGCGCTGCGAGAAAGTGAACCTGGCTACGCTCTCCGTGGCTCTGCAGAACTTGGCCTCCTTCGGTTTTCCCGTCGAGGAGTTGACCATCTACAGGGGTAACTTTG TTCGCTTGTACGGTCCTATGTTTGCCAATATCAAAGCCCGCATCCTGATCATTGAGGAGACTCCTCTGGCGACCATCGAAGATTACGTGTTCTATGGCGTGAACAACACAATGGAGGAGCTCCACTTGTTGGGCACTAATTTGAGCCATGTTGGACCCCTGGGATTTGGC ATACTGGGAAAGACCACTAAACTTGTGATCAAAGGACATGCCTTTGAGCAGCTTCCTAAAGATCTCTTCGCTGGCCAAGAGATCACCAATAGACTGGAGACTTTGCGCCTGACCAATGGACTGCTGAGCGATCTACCCATTGAGACATTTCAGCCTCTGCGCAAGCTGAAAACTCTCGACCTGCATGGGAATCAGTTGGAGAACCTAAAACGAAATCAGTTTAAGAATCTCAGGGAATTGGAGCTCTTGGATATAAGTCACAACGGGATCAAGAAACTGGAGGCGCAACACATTTCCGATCTCACAAAACTGGGCTGGTGTAATGTCTCGCACAATGCCCTAAACGAGCTGAGCCGCGGAACGTTTGCCAGGAACTCCGTGCTAAAAGTGCTCAATCTTGCCCACAATCGCATACCGCGTCTGGATGCGAACAGCTTCCGGGGCATGCGCTTTCTGCGCCGCCTATTTCTCAGCGACAATATGCTCACGGAGATTGGTCGCGGCACATTCGGGTCGGTGGCCCGCATTGGAACAATTGACTTGGCCCGCAATCAGCTGAAGAAGGTTGAGTATCAAATGTTTACCCAAATGAACTATGTGGAG CTCTTGGATCTGGCGGAGAACAACATCACGAAGATCGAGAAGAACTCGTTTAAGGACATCTACCAGGCGGTGATAAATGTCTCGCATAATGCCTTGGAACTGATTGAAACGGCCGCCTTTGAGAACTGTATTAACATAACCACGCTCGACCTATCCCACAACCGCCTGACCAACTTCTCGCGCCGCAGTTTCGACGAGAACACTTTTGCCACGACCTTCCAGCTGAGCTTTAATGGTCTGACCAGCCTGGCACAA ATACCGATACAGAACATGACGGGTTTGAAAGTGCTGAATGCCTCGCACAACAACATCTGGGAGATCCCCAAGAACTCTTTTCCCAAGCTGTACGAGCTTCACACGATCGATGTGTCGCGCAACAATATTTCCATCATATTCAACGGGGTTTTTCAGACTCTTTTCTCGCTCCGGACCGTGGATCTGAGCTATAACAGAATGCGGGAAATCAAGTCCTCCACCTTTGGTACCCTTCCCacactgctgctgttggatcTCAGTCACAACGAGCTAGTGTCCGTGGTGCGTGGTTCAATGGCCAAGATGACCAGCATGCGGCAGCTCTACTTGAACAACAATCGCCTGGAGAAGCTCTTCCAGCTGCCCATTTCACTGAATGAGCTCTATCTGAGTCACAACAACATTACGTCAATCCCAGCGGGCACATGGCCGGTCATGAACTCATTGATCTACCTGGACCTGAGCCACAATCAGCTGGGTGACAGCCTGGACTCGCAGAGTTTTACAGGGCTGCTGGTGGTGCAGCGGCTGAAGCTGCAGAGCAATGGCATCAGCCGGCCACCTCTGGAGGCAGTGGCGGGCATGTCAACGCTCCAGTATCTGTACTTAGAG AACAACAATATATCCTCCTTGGAGCGCAGTGCCTTCGGCAAGCTGCCGGTTCTATTTGAACTCAATTTGCATGGCAATCAGGTCATGGACATTAG CAAACGCGCCTTCGATGGCTTGCTGCAGTTGCTCAACCTGAATCTGTCTTCAAACGGACTCAAGCACCTGCAGAACGACATCTTCTTTGGACTGCCTTCGCTGCGCACTTTGGATCTGTCGCACAACTCCCTAACCAAGCTGGATAACAAGACGAACGGCGTCCTGGATGACCTGCTTAGCCTCGAGACTTTGGACTTGAGCCACAACCGCATCAGCTTCGTCACCAAGAAAACCTTCCCTTCGCACCAGTACATACCGTACAACCTGCAGTACCTAGACCTGAGCTACAACCAGATGCCCGTCCTTACCTACGATATCACCTTCGGCACCAAGAAGCTGCTGCACCTGAATGTGTCCCACAACCAGATCAACGATCTGCGACGAGGCGTCCTCTCCAACTTTACCTCGTTGAAGCACCTAGACTTGTCGCACAACGAGCTCACGAACCTCCAGTCAGAGGAACACATCTTCGACCTGCCCAAGAACCTGAGCCGCCTCGATCTGTCGCACAACCAGATATACCACATGCCTTTTGCCAATCTGGTGAAGGTCCAGTCGCTGACATTCGCCGACCTGTCCAACAACAGCCTCGAGGATGTGTCCGCCTCGCTGGTAGGCAGCATGCGCAACGGCAGTGAGATCCTAGTGGCCGGCAATCCACTCCACTGCGGCTGCAATGCACGTCCCTTGAAGCACTTTATGCTGCAACAGACGACGCCCAGCGAGGACCTGCGGAGCATCCTCTGCACCACACCATCGCTGGCCAAGGACAAGTACCTCCTGGAGCTGGACGACGAGTTACTGCAGTGCGCCGACGACGAGAGGGAGATGTACACGGGCACCGAATACGAGCAGCTGACAGATGTCCGGTTCCGTGAAGTTCAGAC CAGCAAATCCGGCAATCTAACGCTCAGCTGGTATGTGTCTGCCACGGCGGATGTGTCCGACTTCAACGTGTACATCCGGAGCGGCGGCAACGAAGTTCTCTTCCAGGCTGACTATGCCTACAATCAGCGAACGGCCCAGATACCCATCGCAGACCTCCAGTCGCACGGCGAGGACAAGCTGCTGTCTGCCGAGATCTGCATCGTGTCCCGCGATAGCGACGGCAACACGCGGAAGTGGTTCGCCGGTCAGTGCCAGCCACTGCCGTCGCTCAAGCTGCGCAGGACCTTCTTCTTTGGAAACTTCCAAGTgcgaggaggagcagccgcCGCTAGCCACCACACCGGGGAGTGTCGCCTCGTGTTCATAGCTATCATGTTGTTTGTTGGCAAGCTGTGGTATTCGTGGTATTAA
- the LOC108159215 gene encoding chaoptin isoform X2, whose protein sequence is MITLRLRSLILLQLLAVASAEYVYGEPKFKCPKKSKVLYPCSCIKGSDEGIFVRCEKVNLATLSVALQNLASFGFPVEELTIYRGNFVRLYGPMFANIKARILIIEETPLATIEDYVFYGVNNTMEELHLLGTNLSHVGPLGFGILGKTTKLVIKGHAFEQLPKDLFAGQEITNRLETLRLTNGLLSDLPIETFQPLRKLKTLDLHGNQLENLKRNQFKNLRELELLDISHNGIKKLEAQHISDLTKLGWCNVSHNALNELSRGTFARNSVLKVLNLAHNRIPRLDANSFRGMRFLRRLFLSDNMLTEIGRGTFGSVARIGTIDLARNQLKKVEYQMFTQMNYVELLDLAENNITKIEKNSFKDIYQAVINVSHNALELIETAAFENCINITTLDLSHNRLTNFSRRSFDENTFATTFQLSFNGLTSLAQIPIQNMTGLKVLNASHNNIWEIPKNSFPKLYELHTIDVSRNNISIIFNGVFQTLFSLRTVDLSYNRMREIKSSTFGTLPTLLLLDLSHNELVSVVRGSMAKMTSMRQLYLNNNRLEKLFQLPISLNELYLSHNNITSIPAGTWPVMNSLIYLDLSHNQLGDSLDSQSFTGLLVVQRLKLQSNGISRPPLEAVAGMSTLQYLYLENNNISSLERSAFGKLPVLFELNLHGNQVMDISKRAFDGLLQLLNLNLSSNGLKHLQNDIFFGLPSLRTLDLSHNSLTKLDNKTNGVLDDLLSLETLDLSHNRISFVTKKTFPSHQYIPYNLQYLDLSYNQMPVLTYDITFGTKKLLHLNVSHNQINDLRRGVLSNFTSLKHLDLSHNELTNLQSEEHIFDLPKNLSRLDLSHNQIYHMPFANLVKVQSLTFADLSNNSLEDVSASLVGSMRNGSEILVAGNPLHCGCNARPLKHFMLQQTTPSEDLRSILCTTPSLAKDKYLLELDDELLQCADDEREMYTGTEYEQLTDVRFREVQTKSGNLTLSWYVSATADVSDFNVYIRSGGNEVLFQADYAYNQRTAQIPIADLQSHGEDKLLSAEICIVSRDSDGNTRKWFAGQCQPLPSLKLRRTFFFGNFQVRGGAAAASHHTGECRLVFIAIMLFVGKLWYSWY, encoded by the exons ATGATTACGCTACGCCTGCGCAGTCTCATACTGCTGCAGCTGTTGGCCGTGGCCAGCGCTGAGTATGTGTACGGCGAGCCCAAGTTCAAGTGTCCCAAGAA ATCCAAGGTGCTTTACCCGTGCAGTTGCATTAAGGGCAGCGATGAGGGAATTTTTGTGCGCTGCGAGAAAGTGAACCTGGCTACGCTCTCCGTGGCTCTGCAGAACTTGGCCTCCTTCGGTTTTCCCGTCGAGGAGTTGACCATCTACAGGGGTAACTTTG TTCGCTTGTACGGTCCTATGTTTGCCAATATCAAAGCCCGCATCCTGATCATTGAGGAGACTCCTCTGGCGACCATCGAAGATTACGTGTTCTATGGCGTGAACAACACAATGGAGGAGCTCCACTTGTTGGGCACTAATTTGAGCCATGTTGGACCCCTGGGATTTGGC ATACTGGGAAAGACCACTAAACTTGTGATCAAAGGACATGCCTTTGAGCAGCTTCCTAAAGATCTCTTCGCTGGCCAAGAGATCACCAATAGACTGGAGACTTTGCGCCTGACCAATGGACTGCTGAGCGATCTACCCATTGAGACATTTCAGCCTCTGCGCAAGCTGAAAACTCTCGACCTGCATGGGAATCAGTTGGAGAACCTAAAACGAAATCAGTTTAAGAATCTCAGGGAATTGGAGCTCTTGGATATAAGTCACAACGGGATCAAGAAACTGGAGGCGCAACACATTTCCGATCTCACAAAACTGGGCTGGTGTAATGTCTCGCACAATGCCCTAAACGAGCTGAGCCGCGGAACGTTTGCCAGGAACTCCGTGCTAAAAGTGCTCAATCTTGCCCACAATCGCATACCGCGTCTGGATGCGAACAGCTTCCGGGGCATGCGCTTTCTGCGCCGCCTATTTCTCAGCGACAATATGCTCACGGAGATTGGTCGCGGCACATTCGGGTCGGTGGCCCGCATTGGAACAATTGACTTGGCCCGCAATCAGCTGAAGAAGGTTGAGTATCAAATGTTTACCCAAATGAACTATGTGGAG CTCTTGGATCTGGCGGAGAACAACATCACGAAGATCGAGAAGAACTCGTTTAAGGACATCTACCAGGCGGTGATAAATGTCTCGCATAATGCCTTGGAACTGATTGAAACGGCCGCCTTTGAGAACTGTATTAACATAACCACGCTCGACCTATCCCACAACCGCCTGACCAACTTCTCGCGCCGCAGTTTCGACGAGAACACTTTTGCCACGACCTTCCAGCTGAGCTTTAATGGTCTGACCAGCCTGGCACAA ATACCGATACAGAACATGACGGGTTTGAAAGTGCTGAATGCCTCGCACAACAACATCTGGGAGATCCCCAAGAACTCTTTTCCCAAGCTGTACGAGCTTCACACGATCGATGTGTCGCGCAACAATATTTCCATCATATTCAACGGGGTTTTTCAGACTCTTTTCTCGCTCCGGACCGTGGATCTGAGCTATAACAGAATGCGGGAAATCAAGTCCTCCACCTTTGGTACCCTTCCCacactgctgctgttggatcTCAGTCACAACGAGCTAGTGTCCGTGGTGCGTGGTTCAATGGCCAAGATGACCAGCATGCGGCAGCTCTACTTGAACAACAATCGCCTGGAGAAGCTCTTCCAGCTGCCCATTTCACTGAATGAGCTCTATCTGAGTCACAACAACATTACGTCAATCCCAGCGGGCACATGGCCGGTCATGAACTCATTGATCTACCTGGACCTGAGCCACAATCAGCTGGGTGACAGCCTGGACTCGCAGAGTTTTACAGGGCTGCTGGTGGTGCAGCGGCTGAAGCTGCAGAGCAATGGCATCAGCCGGCCACCTCTGGAGGCAGTGGCGGGCATGTCAACGCTCCAGTATCTGTACTTAGAG AACAACAATATATCCTCCTTGGAGCGCAGTGCCTTCGGCAAGCTGCCGGTTCTATTTGAACTCAATTTGCATGGCAATCAGGTCATGGACATTAG CAAACGCGCCTTCGATGGCTTGCTGCAGTTGCTCAACCTGAATCTGTCTTCAAACGGACTCAAGCACCTGCAGAACGACATCTTCTTTGGACTGCCTTCGCTGCGCACTTTGGATCTGTCGCACAACTCCCTAACCAAGCTGGATAACAAGACGAACGGCGTCCTGGATGACCTGCTTAGCCTCGAGACTTTGGACTTGAGCCACAACCGCATCAGCTTCGTCACCAAGAAAACCTTCCCTTCGCACCAGTACATACCGTACAACCTGCAGTACCTAGACCTGAGCTACAACCAGATGCCCGTCCTTACCTACGATATCACCTTCGGCACCAAGAAGCTGCTGCACCTGAATGTGTCCCACAACCAGATCAACGATCTGCGACGAGGCGTCCTCTCCAACTTTACCTCGTTGAAGCACCTAGACTTGTCGCACAACGAGCTCACGAACCTCCAGTCAGAGGAACACATCTTCGACCTGCCCAAGAACCTGAGCCGCCTCGATCTGTCGCACAACCAGATATACCACATGCCTTTTGCCAATCTGGTGAAGGTCCAGTCGCTGACATTCGCCGACCTGTCCAACAACAGCCTCGAGGATGTGTCCGCCTCGCTGGTAGGCAGCATGCGCAACGGCAGTGAGATCCTAGTGGCCGGCAATCCACTCCACTGCGGCTGCAATGCACGTCCCTTGAAGCACTTTATGCTGCAACAGACGACGCCCAGCGAGGACCTGCGGAGCATCCTCTGCACCACACCATCGCTGGCCAAGGACAAGTACCTCCTGGAGCTGGACGACGAGTTACTGCAGTGCGCCGACGACGAGAGGGAGATGTACACGGGCACCGAATACGAGCAGCTGACAGATGTCCGGTTCCGTGAAGTTCAGAC CAAATCCGGCAATCTAACGCTCAGCTGGTATGTGTCTGCCACGGCGGATGTGTCCGACTTCAACGTGTACATCCGGAGCGGCGGCAACGAAGTTCTCTTCCAGGCTGACTATGCCTACAATCAGCGAACGGCCCAGATACCCATCGCAGACCTCCAGTCGCACGGCGAGGACAAGCTGCTGTCTGCCGAGATCTGCATCGTGTCCCGCGATAGCGACGGCAACACGCGGAAGTGGTTCGCCGGTCAGTGCCAGCCACTGCCGTCGCTCAAGCTGCGCAGGACCTTCTTCTTTGGAAACTTCCAAGTgcgaggaggagcagccgcCGCTAGCCACCACACCGGGGAGTGTCGCCTCGTGTTCATAGCTATCATGTTGTTTGTTGGCAAGCTGTGGTATTCGTGGTATTAA